From Caballeronia insecticola, a single genomic window includes:
- the coaBC gene encoding bifunctional phosphopantothenoylcysteine decarboxylase/phosphopantothenate--cysteine ligase CoaBC produces MELAGKHLVLGLSGGIACYKIAELTRLLIKAGATVQIVMTEAATQFITPVTMQALSGRPVYTSQWDARMPNNMPHIDLSREADAIVIAPASTDFLAKLAHGICDDLLSTLCIARDCPLLVVPAMNRQMWQNPATQRNVAQLRGDGVEVLGPDSGSQACGEVGDGRMIEPEAAFEAICAFFQPKNLRGQRVLITAGPTFEPLDPVRGISNRSSGKMGFALARAAAQAGADVHLVAGPVSLPTPWGVFREDVQTAQQMHDAVMNATPDADIFIAVAAVADWRVDHVSEQKIKKVSGGALPSFTFVENPDILASVARLPNPPYCVGFAAESGDLDVHGEEKRKRKNVPLLIGNLGPLTFGRDDNEVVLFEASGITPLPRADKQQLARTLIGEIAKRAPRTGGPLLS; encoded by the coding sequence TTGGAACTCGCGGGCAAACACCTCGTTCTGGGCTTAAGCGGCGGCATCGCCTGCTACAAGATCGCCGAGCTCACGCGTCTTCTCATCAAGGCCGGCGCGACCGTGCAGATCGTGATGACCGAAGCCGCCACGCAGTTCATCACGCCCGTTACCATGCAGGCGCTCTCCGGGCGTCCCGTGTACACGTCGCAATGGGACGCGCGCATGCCGAACAACATGCCGCACATCGATCTGTCGCGCGAAGCAGATGCGATCGTCATCGCGCCCGCCTCCACCGACTTCTTGGCCAAGCTCGCGCACGGCATATGCGACGACCTGCTCTCGACGCTGTGCATCGCGCGCGATTGCCCGCTGCTCGTCGTGCCCGCGATGAACCGCCAGATGTGGCAGAACCCGGCGACGCAGCGCAATGTCGCGCAGCTTCGCGGCGACGGCGTCGAAGTGCTCGGGCCGGATTCGGGCTCGCAGGCGTGCGGCGAAGTCGGCGACGGCCGCATGATCGAGCCGGAAGCCGCGTTCGAAGCGATCTGCGCCTTCTTCCAGCCGAAGAACCTGCGTGGCCAGCGCGTGCTCATCACGGCAGGACCGACGTTCGAGCCGCTCGATCCGGTGCGCGGCATCAGCAACCGGTCGTCGGGCAAGATGGGCTTCGCGCTCGCGCGCGCGGCGGCGCAAGCGGGCGCAGACGTGCATCTCGTGGCTGGCCCGGTTTCGCTGCCGACGCCGTGGGGCGTGTTTCGCGAAGACGTGCAGACCGCGCAGCAGATGCACGACGCCGTCATGAACGCGACGCCCGACGCGGACATTTTCATCGCGGTGGCAGCGGTCGCCGACTGGCGCGTCGATCACGTCAGCGAGCAGAAGATCAAGAAGGTGAGCGGCGGCGCGCTGCCGAGCTTTACCTTCGTCGAGAATCCGGACATTCTGGCGTCGGTTGCCAGGTTGCCGAATCCGCCGTACTGCGTCGGCTTCGCGGCCGAAAGCGGCGATCTCGATGTCCACGGCGAAGAGAAGCGCAAGCGCAAGAACGTGCCGCTTTTGATCGGCAATCTCGGACCGCTCACGTTCGGCCGCGACGACAACGAAGTCGTCCTGTTCGAAGCAAGCGGCATCACGCCGCTGCCGCGCGCGGACAAGCAACAACTCGCCCGCACGCTGATCGGCGAAATCGCCAAACGCGCGCCCAGGACCGGCGGCCCGCTGCTCTCATGA
- a CDS encoding bifunctional riboflavin kinase/FAD synthetase yields the protein MRVFRGLPNAESRAPCALTIGNFDGVHRGHQALLARVRAAADARGLPVCVMTFEPHPREFFNPAGAPPRIAMLRDKLEALRTNGVDRVVVEHFNQTFASQSPDTFVENIIVNGLHARWVMIGDDFRYGARRAGDFESLKAAGERYGFEVEQMATVAHPNGTRISSSSVRASLVAGDLEAAQVALGRPYIISGHVVHGAKLGRDLGFPTLNLPIAHKRPALAGIFVVRVHGLADEPLPAVASLGLRPTVDDSGRVLLEVFVLDWHGDAYGKLVRIEFLKKLRDEEKYVDLETLGAAIAKDVDNARAYFGLPPASNAGSRATGFAISATDRIR from the coding sequence GTGAGAGTCTTTCGCGGCCTCCCCAATGCCGAGAGCCGGGCGCCCTGCGCACTGACCATCGGCAATTTCGACGGTGTCCATCGCGGTCACCAGGCGCTGCTCGCGCGCGTGCGGGCAGCCGCCGACGCGCGCGGCCTGCCGGTCTGCGTGATGACCTTCGAGCCGCATCCGCGCGAATTCTTCAATCCGGCCGGCGCGCCGCCGCGTATCGCCATGCTGCGCGACAAGCTCGAGGCGCTGCGCACCAACGGCGTCGACCGCGTGGTGGTCGAGCATTTCAATCAGACCTTCGCGAGCCAGTCGCCGGATACGTTCGTCGAGAACATCATCGTGAACGGGCTGCACGCGCGCTGGGTCATGATCGGCGACGACTTCCGCTACGGCGCGCGCCGCGCGGGCGATTTCGAATCGCTGAAGGCCGCAGGCGAGCGCTACGGCTTCGAAGTCGAGCAGATGGCCACCGTCGCGCATCCGAACGGCACGCGCATTTCGTCGTCGTCGGTGCGGGCGTCGCTCGTCGCGGGCGATCTCGAAGCGGCGCAAGTCGCGCTCGGGCGGCCCTACATCATCAGCGGGCACGTCGTGCACGGCGCGAAGCTCGGCCGCGATCTGGGCTTTCCCACGCTGAATCTGCCGATCGCGCACAAGCGGCCGGCGCTCGCGGGCATTTTCGTCGTGCGCGTGCACGGTCTCGCCGACGAACCGCTGCCCGCCGTCGCGAGCCTGGGCCTGCGCCCGACCGTCGACGATTCCGGGCGCGTGCTGCTCGAAGTCTTCGTGCTCGACTGGCACGGCGACGCTTACGGCAAGCTCGTGCGCATCGAATTCCTGAAGAAGCTGCGCGACGAGGAAAAGTACGTCGACCTCGAAACGCTGGGCGCGGCCATCGCGAAAGATGTCGACAACGCGCGCGCCTACTTCGGCCTGCCGCCGGCGAGCAATGCCGGCAGCCGCGCCACGGGCTTCGCCATTTCGGCCACCGATCGAATTAGGTGA
- a CDS encoding LLM class flavin-dependent oxidoreductase — translation MTRLSVLDQTPVIHGHTTADAIAATLDLAQLADDLGYTRYWCAEHHGLYGVSNPCPEVMLARIGSLTKRIRIGSGGVMLPYYSPFKVAEQFLMLEALFPKRVDLGVGRAPGGDMRTAQAVAAGSYNRGDIFPQQVAELIALFDGKLPDDSLARGVLLQPSIDTRPELWMLGSSDFGGLLAAQLGIRFAFAHFINAQYGDSVAQAYRERFVAGHEAKPYLAAAVFVICADTDEEAQALEKAVDLRRVQMAYGLNQPVPSIAQGAAQQYGERERAVIAHEKARSIIGTPETVTEKMHALQERFNADELIVLTVAGSYAARTRSYQLLADAFALGHQP, via the coding sequence ATGACCCGACTCTCCGTTCTCGACCAGACGCCCGTCATTCACGGCCACACGACCGCCGACGCCATTGCCGCGACGCTCGATCTCGCGCAACTCGCCGACGATCTCGGCTACACGCGCTACTGGTGCGCGGAGCATCACGGGCTGTACGGCGTGTCGAATCCGTGCCCGGAAGTCATGCTTGCGCGCATCGGCAGTCTGACGAAGCGCATTCGGATCGGCTCAGGCGGCGTGATGCTGCCGTATTACTCGCCGTTCAAGGTCGCCGAGCAGTTTCTGATGCTCGAAGCGCTGTTTCCGAAGCGCGTCGATCTGGGCGTCGGCCGCGCGCCCGGCGGCGACATGCGCACGGCGCAGGCGGTCGCGGCGGGTTCGTACAATCGCGGCGATATCTTTCCGCAACAGGTTGCCGAACTGATCGCGCTCTTCGACGGCAAGCTCCCCGACGATTCACTCGCCCGCGGCGTGCTGCTGCAGCCGAGCATCGATACGCGTCCCGAACTGTGGATGCTCGGCTCGAGCGACTTCGGCGGCCTGCTCGCCGCGCAGCTCGGCATTCGTTTCGCGTTCGCGCATTTCATCAACGCGCAGTACGGGGACAGCGTGGCGCAGGCGTATCGCGAGCGCTTCGTCGCGGGTCACGAAGCGAAGCCGTATCTCGCCGCCGCGGTGTTCGTGATTTGCGCCGATACCGACGAAGAAGCACAGGCGCTCGAAAAAGCCGTCGATCTGCGCCGCGTGCAAATGGCTTACGGCCTGAATCAGCCGGTTCCGTCCATCGCGCAGGGCGCCGCGCAGCAATACGGCGAGCGCGAACGCGCGGTGATCGCGCATGAGAAGGCGCGCAGCATCATCGGCACGCCGGAAACGGTGACGGAAAAAATGCACGCGCTGCAGGAACGATTCAACGCCGACGAACTGATCGTGTTGACGGTCGCCGGCAGTTACGCCGCACGTACGCGGTCCTATCAACTTCTCGCCGATGCCTTTGCGCTCGGCCATCAGCCCTGA
- the purN gene encoding phosphoribosylglycinamide formyltransferase, whose amino-acid sequence MKKIVILISGRGSNMEAVVRACAREGWPARVQAVISNRPDAAGLGFAAANGIETIVVDHRKFESRESFDAALAVEIDRFAPDLVVLAGFMRVLTDAFVGKYAGRMLNVHPSLLPCFPGLRTHQQALDAGVRVHGASVHFVTPTLDHGPIVAQAAVPVVAGDDAAALAARVLKVEHALYPRAVRWFVEGRLTIEGARVALTPSEPQWLFADIAGEGV is encoded by the coding sequence ATGAAAAAAATCGTCATCCTGATCTCTGGACGAGGCAGCAACATGGAGGCCGTCGTGCGTGCATGCGCGCGCGAAGGCTGGCCGGCCCGAGTCCAGGCGGTCATTTCAAACCGGCCCGATGCCGCCGGGCTTGGCTTTGCGGCCGCAAACGGCATCGAAACCATCGTGGTGGATCATCGCAAATTCGAGAGCCGTGAGTCGTTCGACGCGGCGCTCGCCGTGGAGATCGACCGCTTCGCGCCCGACCTCGTCGTACTGGCGGGCTTCATGCGCGTGCTGACCGACGCCTTCGTCGGGAAATATGCGGGGCGCATGCTCAACGTTCATCCGTCGCTGCTGCCGTGTTTTCCGGGCTTGCGCACGCATCAGCAGGCGCTTGACGCCGGTGTGCGCGTGCACGGCGCGAGCGTGCATTTCGTCACGCCGACGCTCGATCACGGGCCGATCGTCGCGCAGGCCGCGGTGCCGGTCGTAGCCGGCGACGACGCCGCCGCGCTCGCCGCGCGCGTGCTCAAGGTCGAGCACGCGCTCTACCCGCGCGCGGTGCGCTGGTTTGTGGAAGGGCGTTTAACCATCGAGGGCGCGCGCGTCGCGCTCACGCCGTCTGAGCCGCAGTGGCTCTTTGCCGACATTGCCGGGGAGGGCGTATGA
- the dut gene encoding dUTP diphosphatase — MKLDVKILDARMRDFLPAYATPGSAGLDLRACLDAPLVIEPHQTVLVPTGLAIHLADPDYAALILPRSGLGHKHGIVLGNLVGLIDSDYQGQLMVSTWNRGDAAFTLNPMERLAQMVIVPVVQAQFNIVDDFETSERGAGGFGSTGKH, encoded by the coding sequence ATGAAACTCGACGTCAAGATTCTCGATGCGCGCATGCGCGACTTCCTGCCCGCCTACGCCACGCCCGGCAGCGCGGGCCTCGATCTGCGCGCCTGTCTGGATGCGCCGCTCGTGATCGAGCCGCATCAGACCGTGCTCGTGCCGACGGGCCTCGCCATCCATCTGGCCGATCCGGACTACGCCGCGCTGATCCTGCCGCGCTCGGGCCTCGGACACAAACATGGAATCGTGCTCGGCAATCTCGTCGGGCTGATCGATTCGGATTATCAAGGTCAACTGATGGTATCTACGTGGAATCGCGGCGATGCGGCGTTCACGCTGAACCCGATGGAACGCCTGGCGCAGATGGTGATCGTGCCGGTGGTGCAGGCGCAGTTCAATATCGTCGATGACTTCGAAACCAGCGAGCGTGGCGCAGGCGGTTTCGGCAGCACGGGCAAGCACTGA
- the ileS gene encoding isoleucine--tRNA ligase, whose amino-acid sequence MSDKKEKASSKYPVNLLDTPFPMRGDLPKREPAWVKEWQDNKVYETIRAASKGRKKFILHDGPPYANGDIHLGHAVNKILKDMIVKARNLAGFDAVYVPGWDCHGMPIEIQIEKQFGKSLPAAEVMQKARAYAGEQIEKQKVGFRRLGVLGDWDNPYKTMNFANEAGEIRALGKIMEKGYVFRGLKPVNWCFDCGSALAEAEVEYKDKTDPTIDVMFAFAEPEKTAQAFGLPALPKTEGGIVIWTTTPWTIPANQALNVHPEIVYALVDTPRGLLILAEERVEACLQNYGLPGDVIATTPGEKLVNLRFHHPLAAAHPGYKRTAPVYLGDYVTTESGTGVVHSSPAYGVEDFVSCKAHGMADSDIINPVMGDGRYIESLPLFGGLSIWKANPQIIEALEGAGSLLKSEKYTHSYMHCWRHKTPIIYRATSQWFAGMDVKPKDGGRTLRETALEGVENTAFYPSWGKQRLYSMIANRPDWTLSRQRQWGVPMAFFVHKETGELHPRTLELLEEVAKRVEEGGIETWQKLDPRELIGDDANMYEKNRDTLDVWFDSGTTHWHVLRGSHKDSLQFPADLYLEGSDQHRGWFHSSLLTASMLDGRPPYDALLTHGFTVDGEGRKMSKSLGNGIDPHEVANRLGAEIIRLWIASTDYSGELAISEEILKRVTETYRRIRNTLRFLLANLSDFDFDKNALPVQDWLEIDRYAVALTHNLQDDALSHYEKYEFHPVVAKIATFCSEDLGGFYLDVLKDRLYTTKPDSRERRSAQTALFHIAHGLLRLVAPYLSFTAEEAYKVLKPGQETIFTEVFASYPDIANSGELLDKWTLIRSARGDVTKALEEARTANQIGSSLQAEVVVRASGARYNALASLGDALRFVLITSSAQVQKVASEAEEGVDVTASSYMKCERCWHYCADVGSHADHPGLCGRCFSNLFGAGETRGAA is encoded by the coding sequence ATGAGCGACAAGAAAGAGAAAGCCTCCTCGAAATACCCCGTCAACCTGCTGGACACGCCCTTCCCGATGCGCGGCGATCTGCCCAAGCGCGAACCCGCGTGGGTGAAGGAATGGCAGGACAACAAGGTCTACGAGACGATCCGCGCCGCCTCGAAGGGGCGCAAGAAGTTCATCCTGCACGACGGCCCGCCGTATGCAAACGGCGACATCCATCTGGGACACGCCGTCAACAAGATCCTGAAGGACATGATCGTCAAGGCGCGCAATCTCGCGGGCTTCGACGCCGTCTACGTGCCGGGCTGGGACTGCCACGGCATGCCGATCGAAATCCAGATCGAGAAGCAGTTCGGCAAGTCGCTGCCCGCCGCCGAGGTAATGCAGAAGGCGCGCGCCTATGCGGGCGAGCAGATCGAGAAGCAGAAAGTCGGCTTCCGCCGTCTGGGCGTGCTCGGCGACTGGGACAATCCGTACAAGACCATGAACTTCGCCAACGAAGCGGGCGAGATTCGCGCGCTCGGCAAGATCATGGAAAAGGGCTACGTGTTCCGTGGCCTGAAGCCGGTGAACTGGTGTTTCGACTGCGGCTCCGCGCTCGCCGAAGCGGAAGTCGAGTACAAGGACAAGACCGATCCGACCATCGACGTGATGTTCGCGTTCGCCGAACCTGAAAAGACCGCGCAGGCGTTCGGCCTGCCCGCGCTGCCGAAGACGGAAGGCGGCATCGTCATCTGGACGACCACGCCCTGGACCATTCCCGCCAATCAGGCGCTGAACGTGCATCCGGAAATCGTCTACGCGCTCGTCGATACGCCGCGCGGGCTGCTGATCCTGGCGGAGGAACGCGTCGAAGCGTGCCTGCAGAACTACGGCCTGCCGGGCGACGTGATCGCGACTACGCCCGGCGAGAAGCTCGTCAATCTGCGCTTCCATCATCCGCTGGCGGCGGCGCATCCGGGTTACAAGCGCACGGCGCCGGTCTATCTCGGCGACTACGTGACGACCGAAAGCGGCACGGGCGTCGTGCATTCGTCGCCGGCGTATGGCGTGGAAGACTTCGTGTCGTGCAAGGCGCACGGCATGGCGGATTCGGACATCATCAATCCGGTGATGGGCGACGGCCGCTATATCGAATCGTTGCCGCTGTTCGGCGGGCTGTCGATCTGGAAGGCCAATCCGCAGATCATCGAGGCGCTCGAGGGCGCGGGCTCGCTCTTGAAGAGCGAAAAATACACGCACAGCTATATGCACTGCTGGCGCCACAAGACGCCGATCATCTATCGCGCCACGTCGCAATGGTTCGCGGGCATGGACGTGAAACCGAAAGACGGCGGCCGGACGCTGCGCGAAACCGCGCTCGAAGGCGTCGAGAATACGGCGTTCTATCCGTCGTGGGGTAAGCAGCGTCTGTACAGCATGATCGCGAATCGTCCTGACTGGACGCTCTCGCGTCAGCGCCAGTGGGGCGTGCCGATGGCGTTCTTCGTCCACAAGGAAACCGGCGAGCTGCATCCGCGCACGCTCGAATTGCTGGAAGAAGTGGCGAAGCGCGTCGAGGAAGGCGGCATCGAAACGTGGCAGAAGCTCGATCCGCGCGAGCTGATCGGCGACGACGCCAACATGTACGAGAAGAACCGCGACACGCTCGACGTCTGGTTCGATTCCGGCACGACGCACTGGCACGTGCTGCGCGGCTCGCACAAGGATTCGCTGCAGTTCCCGGCCGACCTCTATCTGGAAGGCTCGGACCAGCATCGCGGCTGGTTCCATTCGTCGCTGCTCACGGCGTCGATGCTCGATGGCCGTCCGCCTTACGACGCGCTGCTCACGCACGGCTTCACCGTCGATGGCGAAGGCCGCAAGATGTCGAAGTCGCTCGGCAACGGCATCGACCCGCACGAAGTGGCGAACCGTCTGGGCGCGGAAATCATCCGTCTGTGGATCGCATCGACCGATTATTCGGGCGAGCTCGCCATTTCCGAGGAAATCCTGAAGCGCGTGACGGAGACGTATCGCCGTATCCGCAACACGCTGCGCTTCCTGCTCGCGAATCTGTCGGATTTCGATTTCGACAAGAACGCGTTGCCGGTTCAGGACTGGCTCGAGATCGATCGTTATGCGGTCGCGCTCACGCACAACCTGCAGGACGACGCGCTCTCGCACTACGAGAAATACGAATTCCACCCGGTCGTCGCGAAGATCGCGACCTTCTGTTCGGAAGACCTGGGCGGCTTCTATCTCGACGTGCTGAAGGACCGTCTCTACACGACCAAGCCCGATTCGCGCGAGCGCCGCAGCGCGCAGACCGCGCTGTTTCATATCGCGCACGGCTTGCTGCGTCTCGTCGCGCCGTATCTGTCGTTCACGGCGGAAGAAGCGTACAAGGTGCTCAAGCCCGGTCAAGAGACCATCTTCACCGAAGTCTTCGCGAGCTATCCGGACATCGCGAATTCGGGCGAATTGCTCGACAAGTGGACGCTCATTCGCAGCGCCCGCGGCGACGTGACCAAGGCGCTGGAAGAGGCGCGCACGGCGAACCAGATCGGCTCGTCGCTGCAGGCGGAAGTCGTCGTGCGTGCGAGCGGCGCGCGTTACAACGCACTCGCCAGTCTCGGCGACGCCTTGCGCTTCGTGCTGATCACATCGTCGGCGCAAGTGCAGAAGGTGGCGAGCGAGGCGGAAGAAGGCGTCGACGTGACGGCATCGAGCTACATGAAGTGCGAGCGCTGCTGGCACTATTGTGCGGACGTCGGCTCGCACGCGGATCATCCGGGTTTGTGCGGCCGCTGCTTCTCCAACCTGTTCGGCGCCGGTGAAACCCGAGGCGCAGCATAA
- a CDS encoding mechanosensitive ion channel family protein, producing MQNGFLTDLSARLFRDFGEPEAIWQIAVLIGMLAVAWWCARLLRKKLDARRQSRFEAVRFGAESLNKALFPLLGALFVSVAQVALAPVIHTALLRLALVPLCGIAVIYTMFYVARRVFSRGEAEHEANALLYLFEKLVTAIVWGAMVLTVMGIQDDFVHWMASVRFNFANAHMTLLSLASGLLWVCVTLIVAMWAGALLDDRLMRARSLDGNLKVVLARVGRALMILAAILVSLSIVGIDITVLGVFGGALGVGLGFGLQKIASNYVSGFIILLDRSLRLGDMISVSGSQGTVTQIRTRYTVVRGLDGIETLIPNEKLITDVVQNHSSFLTRGNAKIAVQVSYRCDVERAMQLLVDATQGVERVLQDPAPAALLANFGADGINLELSFWIEEAAKGTGGVKSHVNRAVWRLFSENGIEIPYAQREIRIIDGVVRTDADSVRNAENRNEGAAPVA from the coding sequence ATGCAGAACGGCTTCCTGACAGATCTCTCCGCGCGGCTGTTTCGCGACTTCGGCGAGCCGGAAGCGATCTGGCAGATTGCCGTGCTGATCGGCATGCTCGCGGTGGCCTGGTGGTGCGCGCGTCTCTTGCGCAAGAAGCTGGACGCGCGCCGCCAGTCGCGCTTCGAAGCCGTGCGCTTCGGTGCGGAAAGCCTCAACAAGGCGCTCTTTCCGCTGCTCGGCGCGTTGTTCGTGTCCGTCGCGCAAGTGGCGCTCGCGCCCGTCATCCACACGGCGCTGTTGCGGCTGGCGCTGGTGCCGCTATGCGGCATCGCCGTGATCTACACGATGTTCTACGTCGCGCGGCGCGTGTTCAGCCGCGGCGAGGCGGAGCACGAGGCGAACGCGCTGCTGTATCTGTTCGAAAAGCTGGTGACGGCGATCGTCTGGGGCGCAATGGTGCTGACCGTCATGGGTATCCAGGACGATTTCGTGCACTGGATGGCGAGCGTGCGCTTCAACTTCGCCAACGCGCACATGACGCTGCTGTCCCTCGCGTCGGGGCTGCTGTGGGTGTGCGTCACGCTGATCGTCGCGATGTGGGCGGGCGCATTGCTCGACGACCGTCTGATGCGCGCCCGTTCGCTCGACGGCAATCTCAAGGTGGTGCTCGCGCGCGTCGGCCGGGCTTTGATGATTCTCGCCGCGATTCTCGTGAGCCTGTCGATTGTGGGCATCGACATCACGGTGCTCGGCGTGTTTGGCGGTGCGCTCGGCGTCGGGCTGGGCTTCGGCCTGCAGAAAATCGCGAGCAATTACGTATCGGGCTTCATCATTCTGCTGGACCGTTCCTTGCGGCTAGGAGACATGATCAGCGTGAGCGGCAGTCAGGGCACGGTCACACAGATTCGCACGCGCTATACGGTGGTGCGCGGACTGGACGGCATCGAAACGCTGATCCCGAACGAAAAGCTGATCACCGATGTGGTGCAGAATCATTCGTCTTTTTTGACGCGCGGCAACGCGAAGATCGCGGTTCAAGTGAGCTACCGCTGCGACGTCGAACGCGCGATGCAGTTACTGGTGGACGCCACACAGGGCGTCGAGCGCGTGCTGCAGGATCCGGCGCCCGCCGCGCTGCTCGCCAACTTCGGCGCGGACGGCATCAATCTGGAACTGAGCTTCTGGATCGAGGAGGCCGCGAAAGGCACCGGCGGCGTAAAGTCGCATGTAAATCGCGCGGTTTGGCGGTTATTCTCTGAGAACGGCATTGAAATTCCCTACGCGCAGCGCGAGATAAGGATTATCGATGGCGTTGTGCGCACGGACGCCGATTCGGTACGAAATGCCGAAAACCGAAACGAAGGCGCCGCACCGGTAGCCTGA
- the lspA gene encoding signal peptidase II, whose product MAQSMSKQTSTSGSLAPWLGVALIVILFDQLTKIAVQKAFAYGEPHALTPFFNLLLVYNRGAAFSFLAAAGGWQRWAFTALGVVAAVVICYLLKKHAAQRLFCAALALIMGGAIGNVIDRLAYGHVIDFLDFHVNAWHWPAFNLADSAITVGAALLIFDELRRVRGSR is encoded by the coding sequence ATGGCTCAGTCGATGTCGAAACAAACTTCCACCAGTGGATCGCTCGCGCCGTGGCTCGGCGTGGCGCTGATCGTGATCCTGTTCGACCAGTTGACGAAGATCGCCGTGCAGAAGGCCTTCGCCTATGGCGAGCCGCACGCGCTCACGCCCTTCTTCAACCTGTTGCTCGTCTATAACCGCGGCGCGGCGTTCAGCTTCCTCGCCGCGGCGGGCGGCTGGCAGCGCTGGGCGTTCACGGCGCTTGGCGTCGTCGCGGCGGTGGTGATCTGCTATCTGCTCAAGAAGCACGCGGCGCAGCGGCTTTTCTGCGCGGCGCTCGCGCTCATCATGGGCGGCGCGATCGGCAACGTGATCGACCGGCTCGCGTACGGGCATGTCATCGACTTTCTGGACTTTCATGTGAACGCATGGCACTGGCCGGCGTTCAATCTGGCCGACAGCGCCATCACCGTCGGCGCCGCGCTGCTGATTTTCGACGAACTTCGGCGCGTGCGCGGGTCGCGCTGA
- a CDS encoding RsmB/NOP family class I SAM-dependent RNA methyltransferase — MRLHGFLIGQTETLLADVLRFSGPADAATSRFFRAHPKLGHGERGVIAEAVFAVLRRKMEFSHLAESGSGSQARRLALLGLMQTAGLSALKPFVSADEYQWLAQVSKIDPASLPVRVRTNLPQWIYDALGKRFDPEELAQLAAALNYPAPLDLRSNPIKASREAVVKALSEAGIDAGEMPYAPFGVRVDGKPALTRLAPFQEGWIEVQDEGSQLLCSLMAPRRGEMIVDFCAGAGGKTLALGAMMRSTGRLYAFDVSDRRLAKLKPRLARSGLSNVNPVLIDSEHDAKIKRLAGKIDRVLVDAPCSGLGTLRRNPDLKWRQSPASVAELTPKQLSILTSAARLVKIGGRLVYATCSMLDAENEGVVAQFLETHPNFRVVPARDVLAEQRIDLDTGEFLSMWPHKHGTDGFFAAVLERMPDAAKAPKSAETSEATDAPAAPEASE, encoded by the coding sequence ATGAGGCTGCATGGATTTTTGATCGGACAAACCGAAACCCTTTTGGCGGACGTGCTGCGCTTCTCCGGCCCCGCCGATGCCGCGACGAGCCGCTTCTTCCGCGCGCATCCGAAGCTCGGTCACGGCGAGCGCGGCGTGATCGCGGAAGCGGTTTTCGCGGTGCTGCGCCGGAAAATGGAGTTTTCGCATCTCGCGGAGAGCGGCAGCGGCAGTCAGGCGCGGCGTCTCGCGCTGCTCGGCCTGATGCAGACCGCGGGCCTGAGCGCGCTGAAGCCGTTCGTTTCCGCCGACGAGTATCAGTGGCTCGCGCAGGTCTCGAAGATCGACCCGGCGAGCCTGCCGGTGCGCGTGCGCACGAATCTGCCGCAATGGATCTACGACGCGCTCGGCAAGCGTTTCGATCCCGAAGAACTCGCGCAACTCGCCGCGGCGCTGAACTATCCGGCGCCGCTCGATCTGCGCTCGAATCCGATCAAGGCGAGCCGCGAAGCCGTGGTGAAGGCGCTCTCGGAGGCCGGCATCGACGCGGGCGAAATGCCGTACGCGCCGTTCGGCGTGCGTGTCGACGGCAAGCCCGCGCTGACGCGCCTCGCGCCGTTCCAGGAAGGCTGGATCGAAGTGCAGGACGAGGGCAGCCAGTTGCTGTGCTCGCTGATGGCGCCGCGCCGTGGCGAGATGATCGTCGACTTTTGTGCGGGCGCGGGCGGCAAGACGCTCGCTCTCGGAGCGATGATGCGCTCGACCGGCCGTCTCTACGCGTTCGATGTCTCCGACCGGCGGCTCGCGAAACTGAAGCCGCGGCTCGCGCGCAGCGGCCTGTCGAACGTGAATCCGGTGCTGATCGACAGCGAACACGACGCCAAGATCAAGCGCCTCGCGGGCAAGATCGACCGCGTGCTCGTCGATGCCCCGTGCTCCGGTTTGGGCACGTTGCGCCGCAATCCCGACCTCAAGTGGCGCCAGTCGCCCGCTTCCGTCGCGGAACTGACGCCCAAGCAGTTGTCGATCCTCACGAGCGCCGCGCGGCTGGTCAAGATCGGCGGGCGGCTCGTCTACGCGACGTGCTCCATGCTCGACGCGGAAAACGAGGGCGTCGTCGCGCAGTTTCTGGAGACGCATCCGAATTTCCGCGTCGTGCCCGCGCGCGATGTGCTCGCGGAACAGCGCATCGATCTGGACACGGGCGAATTTCTGTCGATGTGGCCGCACAAGCACGGCACCGACGGCTTCTTCGCGGCGGTGCTCGAACGCATGCCGGATGCAGCGAAAGCGCCGAAGTCCGCCGAAACCTCCGAGGCGACGGACGCGCCCGCGGCACCCGAAGCGTCCGAGTAA